Proteins encoded by one window of Cuniculiplasma divulgatum:
- a CDS encoding transposase produces MQNNRIRNEIDRDLKDILRSGTKDSAIERFTHFKSKWSSKYPRPVYNLEKKLGYLFTYFQYPESIRGSLHSSNIIKRMNKEIRRRIKVIDALPSESSVMKIIYLKVAELNEGWFNRVIKGYCKCKDENTDVFRERYP; encoded by the coding sequence ATGCAGAATAATCGGATAAGGAATGAAATAGATCGTGATCTAAAAGATATATTAAGATCAGGCACAAAGGATTCTGCAATTGAAAGATTTACTCACTTCAAAAGCAAATGGTCATCAAAGTATCCAAGGCCTGTGTACAATCTGGAGAAGAAGCTTGGATATTTGTTCACTTACTTTCAGTATCCTGAAAGTATCAGGGGATCACTTCACTCATCGAACATAATAAAGAGGATGAACAAGGAGATTAGAAGAAGAATAAAGGTTATAGATGCACTACCAAGTGAAAGTTCAGTAATGAAGATCATATATCTAAAAGTGGCTGAACTGAATGAAGGATGGTTCAATAGAGTGATAAAGGGATACTGTAAATGTAAGGATGAGAACACAGATGTGTTCAGGGAGAGGTATCCTTGA